In Balaenoptera acutorostrata chromosome 3, mBalAcu1.1, whole genome shotgun sequence, the genomic stretch GACAGGAACTCCTTTACCTGCAAGGATGGGGAGCTGGCTGGGcatggaggtgggagagccagagCAAACCCAAGGGAGGAGTCTCTTGGTCCATATCTGTTGCCTGGGAACTCAGGGATGGGGCGGGGACACTGGGGACGAGAGTCAAGGCTTAGAGAACAGTGGTCAGTGGGGAGTCATTGGGTGGCCAAGGGAGCCACGTTGTGCCATCCTGCCCAGCTCCTAGGTGGGGTGAGGGCGTTGGGCACTCACCGTGGAGACTGCAGCATTCATCTTTTTACCAGATACATCTCCTTTCTTTACCAGGTCGAGGACTTTCTGGGTGTTTGGTCGGTATTCTGTAGAGAAGGCAGAGTGGGTGGCAGGTGAGCAAAACTTCTTTTCCAGCGAAAAGCCTCTGCTGACAGATCCAGGCCTACCTCAACTGCCAGCTAAATGGCCAGCGCACCTTGGAAGGAGGGCCTCTTCTGGGGCTCGTGCTCCAGCAGTGCTGCATTAAATCCTTCAGTACTTCCAAGCCAGGATCTCAGGGCCAGACTGGGGCAGCTCAGTCAATGCAGGCCGGATCTGCCTCTCACACACTGCTTCCCGCAGCAGTGATTTATGGTCCACTACTGGGGTGTGGGTGTGAGGAGAAGGCATTCAGAGTATGAAGGCCACCTGCACCATCACGGAAAGGGGCAGGGAGTGTAGGAGATGTGAGGAGGGAGTAGGGCCGTCTGAGCAGGTAAACAGGAAGAGGAGGGCTTGGGGAttgggggtttgggggagggggcaccTGAGGTGAAGGATCCCAGAGTCTGCCTAGAGTTTTACTCTCAGCTTCTCTTCCGGCTAGCACTGCCCACATTAGGATCCCGAAGCTGCAGGAGACATAAAGCTGAGGCCTGACCCAACTGCTGACAAGACTCCTTTCCATATACCATCCCTTAGAAGGACCCAGAGAGGTGTAGAAATTGGGGATGTATGTTTGGAGTGGGTACCTTACCTGTAGACATCACTGGCCATGGAGGCCTTCCAGTTTATATCAGCCAACAGTTCTGGGGCCAAGTAAGCTGGGGTGCTCCCTGACTCCCCAGATCCTGCCCCTGACTGTGAGCCTCCCAGAAACGTGGACAGGTGCAAATCTGCCAGCTGCAAAAGGAGATAAGAAGGAGGAGATAGGGGATGGACAGGGCCTAGCAGCCTCCAGaatcctttcctctcccccacaGAAGGTGCAGGCCCTTCCGTGCCTGCACAGATATTATGGTCCCAGCCTTGTAAAGGGGGTGTGGAGGGTTAGCGGAATGGTAGGACCAGTGGGGCTCCTGGTTGGAGGTCTGGGTCCCTGCTCCATGGGGCTGGGTCAAGGTCTGAGTCTCCTGGACTAGGTCAGCCACGGGTCTTTGGAGGGCCCCGTGGGGTGGACCCATGGAACTGACCATGTTGGCCAAGGCCTCTATCACCTGGTATGGCAGGGGCTAAAGCTCCTGGATGAGCCTTGACAACTTGGGCAGCCCTGTGTCCAGAGGGAGATGCTGAGGGTATTCAGAAGACAGGGCTGCAGCAGGTCCTCTGtccagtgggtggggctggagcagCTCTGGGGCAGGACCTCGTCCAGGGGTTGGGCTGCATAATGGATGCGCTGACCTTGGCATGCAGCTCTGAGTCCAATAGGACGTTGGGGGGCTTGAGGTCCCGGTGTAGAAGCATGGGGTTCTGGCTGTGCAGGTAGCACATCCCGAGCACCAGCTCCTGCAGCAGGTGGCAGAGGAGCGGCCCCGGCCTTGGGCACTGGGGCTGTAGCAGCACCGCCAGGGAACCGTTCTCCATGAATTGAGTCACCAGAGCCGGCCCAGACACGTACTCCCACTCCAGTTTCTTTGTGACCCCCAGCAGGGGCAGCACATGATTGTTACACAGGCTTGCCATGGCCTTCACCTCCCTGTATCGCCGGCTGGCACTCAGGAGAGGCTTGGAGTCGAGCTCCCTCCTGGGAAGATCCTTCCCTTCCGCACTCAGGCCCTGCCACACAGCGGCCCCTCCTCCTCCGCCCAGCCTCCCAGACCAGACACCCGCCTGCAAGTGGCTCTGGGCACTCACACGAGTTCACGATCTTCATCGCCACTTCCAAACCCCAAGTCCTGTGCTGTGCCCGGAAGACAGCGCCAAATCCGCCTTTGCCCATGAACTCCGGGTTCTCCACTTCCTCGATGGGCACCAGCGGGGCTGAGGTACCGCTGTGCCTGAGAGAGGGGGCCTCATCACCCGCTGGCCAGGGCCCCAAGGCCGCGCGGCTCTCCGCaccgccccaccccccaggccccgTGACTCAGCTCGTCTCAGTCAGTTCAATCCCCAGCCTCCCCTGTGAGCCCCACTGTGCCCTGGCCTTGGCACGTTCTGTGAGCGAGTCCGTGggtgccgtgtgtgtgtgtgtgtgtgtgtgcgtgtggctGCGGAACCATATCTCACTCTCCACTCACCATAACTTAACACAAGACATCAGGCTGGAAGGTGCGAGAAGCTTCTGGAAGTTGCGAGCCCACACGGATGGAAGAGGGGTTGGGGGCCGGGAAAGGGGTCAATCTCCAGGCCACTGCACGGATTCCGCTTCCCGGGTTGCTTTCTCTACACTGCCTGAACCACTTCCTTCTTTGACGGAAGCCTCTGCAGTCCCGCCctcgggggcggggggaagggggtgCCGGTGGGGTGCAGAACGGAAGCTAGTGCTGTTCCTCGGGTGCCAAGGCCGGGTTCATTGTCACTGGGTATGTAGGGCGCCACGGAAGGAGTCCTCACCTTCTAGGAACCCACAATCAACCGCCTTCTAAGGTGGcgtctctcccttctccctcaggATTCCCAGCTCCACCGCCAAGCCTGGGATGGTGAGGACTGGGGGGAGATGGTGCTGAGGAGGACATTATGGTCCTAAACTTCTGCTCTCCCACAGCTGCCTTAAGATCATAGCTAACACGTGTCTAAAGCTCACCATGTAGGAGGTACATATTATAGATTAGTTTATGTAATTCTCACATCAACCCTAAGGAGATAGGTACTGCTTTTGTTACttctttatagatgaggaaacggaaGCACGGATAGTGTAAGTACCTGGCCCAAGCGTGTGTGGAACTGACCTCCAAGCCTGGCTCTGAACCATCAAGCTTTGCTATTTTCACATAGGCTTCAGCTGCTGGGGGAGGTGCCTGGGGT encodes the following:
- the RIPK3 gene encoding LOW QUALITY PROTEIN: receptor-interacting serine/threonine-protein kinase 3 (The sequence of the model RefSeq protein was modified relative to this genomic sequence to represent the inferred CDS: inserted 2 bases in 2 codons; substituted 1 base at 1 genomic stop codon) — its product is MSCVKLWHSGTSAPLVPIEEVENPEFMGKGGFGAVFRAQHRTWGLEVAMKIVNSRRYREVKAMASLCNNHVLPLLGVTKKLEWEYVSGPALVTQFMENGSLAVLLQPQCPRPGPLLCHLLQELVLGMCYLHSQNPMLLHRDLKPPNVLLDSELHAKLADLHLSTFLGGSQSGAGSGESGSTPAYLAPELLADINWKASMASDVYSFGILMWAVLAGREAEIVDHKSLLREAVCERQIRPALTELPQSGPEXPGLEVLKDLMQHCWXHEPQKRPSFQEYRPNTQKVLDLVKKGDVSGKKMNAAVSTVKEFLSEHRGSNRLLSVLKPGPESTEMNGPGGTTGSHDSMASEMMNLNLEGYPRSVPEKCTNLPESIRAQRGQVQPAWTAETSSDSTAXPPQNPETLPVKNQKPSPTSAWTPGPGPQGYQGAERRDTNWPPRAPGPNPVPGPRFPTILHSQGVQIGNNIHMIIQGRTASSVQGLAPRGMDRGPQRTPQGIGQPPYYHLPPLHTPMHTLLPWRHWNPLILSWCLGVDSDGSTKLHADVPLPWSWTPLEYGPLRYGHSAAI